One window of Chloroflexota bacterium genomic DNA carries:
- a CDS encoding 2-oxoacid:ferredoxin oxidoreductase subunit beta: MSEVVDVKVDAKAYRSEEKPTWCPGCGDFGILASLTQALVGLNLFPHQVLLVSGIGCGSKVPYYMRANGYDSLHGRALPVATGAKLGNHDLKVVVISGDGDGYGIGGNHFVHTMRRNPDLTHIVENNQVYGLTKGQYSPTSPKGYIGGTSPEGAIEVQTNPIALAVAGGATFVARGFAGDPKHLTQTIMKALRHKGYSLVDILQPCVTYNKINTYDWYKERVYKLDDEPGYDPSNYGAAWEKAKEWEERIPIGVIYQEEGRPTYEEQVSQLRERPLNRQSVHQDRDVLESIKREFL, from the coding sequence ATGTCTGAGGTCGTAGACGTCAAGGTTGACGCGAAGGCCTATCGAAGCGAGGAGAAGCCCACCTGGTGCCCGGGATGTGGAGACTTCGGGATTCTCGCCTCGCTGACCCAAGCGCTCGTCGGTCTGAATCTCTTTCCGCACCAGGTGCTGCTGGTCTCGGGGATCGGGTGCGGCAGCAAAGTCCCGTACTACATGCGCGCCAATGGATACGACTCGTTGCACGGGCGAGCGTTGCCAGTCGCGACCGGTGCGAAGCTGGGGAACCATGACCTGAAAGTTGTGGTGATCAGCGGCGACGGTGACGGATACGGGATCGGCGGCAATCACTTTGTCCACACCATGCGCCGAAATCCAGATCTGACCCACATCGTCGAGAACAACCAGGTCTACGGGCTCACGAAGGGACAATATTCGCCGACGAGCCCCAAGGGTTATATCGGGGGTACGTCACCCGAAGGCGCCATCGAAGTGCAGACGAACCCAATCGCGCTCGCTGTCGCAGGGGGCGCGACGTTCGTGGCGCGCGGATTCGCTGGCGACCCCAAGCACCTGACCCAGACGATCATGAAGGCGCTGAGGCACAAGGGCTACTCGCTGGTCGACATCCTGCAGCCCTGCGTGACGTACAACAAGATCAACACGTACGACTGGTACAAGGAGCGGGTGTACAAGCTCGACGACGAGCCGGGGTACGACCCATCCAATTACGGCGCCGCGTGGGAGAAGGCAAAGGAGTGGGAAGAGCGCATTCCCATCGGGGTAATCTACCAGGAAGAAGGGCGCCCCACATACGAGGAACAGGTGTCGCAGCTCCGCGAACGTCCCCTGAACCGCCAATCGGTCCACCAGGACCGCGACGTGCTGGAATCCATTAAGCGCGAATTCTTGTAA
- a CDS encoding DEAD/DEAH box helicase, whose amino-acid sequence MVETIPVGFEAFDLNPEIARAIQEIGYEEPTPVQQAAIPIFRAGQDLIAQAQTGTGKTAAFGIPIVEAISPSAPGVQALILAPTRELATQIVAELTRLAKYRDVGICAVYGGSSMKAQIDAIPHASIVVGTPGRILDLMRRGHLRLASVSVLVLDEADRMLDMGFLPDVEQIIRATPRARQTGLFSATITTLVRRLAARYMRDPQHVTIAPEERTVATVRQLCYEVANRDKMAALFEVIEREEPRSAIIFCHTQVAVDRVAREMQRRRLPVRAIHGSLSQAERERTLQDFRAGKVHFLVATNLASRGLDILHVSHVINYDIPEDAETYVHRIGRTARMGRHGTAITFVSEWDLDAFEAIKKVAGDNLEPAILDLYAVHR is encoded by the coding sequence TTGGTTGAAACAATCCCGGTGGGATTCGAGGCGTTTGACCTCAACCCCGAAATTGCACGCGCGATCCAGGAGATTGGCTACGAAGAGCCCACCCCTGTTCAGCAGGCCGCGATTCCCATATTCCGCGCCGGCCAGGATCTCATCGCTCAGGCCCAGACGGGCACCGGAAAAACGGCGGCGTTTGGCATCCCCATCGTCGAGGCAATCAGCCCGTCGGCGCCGGGCGTTCAAGCGCTGATCCTGGCGCCAACTCGCGAGCTGGCCACACAAATTGTCGCAGAGCTAACCCGGCTCGCGAAGTATCGGGACGTCGGCATCTGCGCTGTGTACGGGGGATCATCGATGAAGGCGCAGATCGATGCCATCCCGCATGCGTCGATCGTCGTCGGTACGCCCGGGCGGATTCTCGATCTCATGCGCCGCGGCCACCTGAGACTGGCTTCGGTCTCCGTACTCGTGCTCGACGAGGCGGACCGCATGCTGGACATGGGATTCCTGCCGGACGTTGAGCAGATCATCCGCGCGACACCCCGCGCCCGTCAGACCGGGCTCTTCTCCGCGACCATCACGACCCTCGTTCGGCGCCTCGCCGCGCGCTACATGCGCGATCCCCAGCACGTCACCATCGCTCCGGAGGAGAGAACTGTCGCCACCGTTCGACAGCTCTGCTACGAGGTGGCAAACCGCGACAAGATGGCGGCGTTGTTCGAGGTCATCGAGCGCGAAGAGCCGCGGAGCGCCATAATTTTTTGCCACACCCAGGTCGCGGTTGATCGAGTCGCCCGCGAGATGCAGCGGCGCCGTCTCCCGGTCCGAGCCATTCACGGCAGCCTGAGTCAGGCGGAGCGCGAGCGCACGCTCCAAGACTTTCGCGCCGGCAAGGTGCACTTTCTCGTGGCCACCAACCTCGCCTCCCGGGGTCTCGACATCCTCCACGTGTCGCACGTGATCAACTACGATATTCCTGAAGACGCGGAGACGTACGTCCATCGTATCGGTCGCACGGCGCGAATGGGGCGCCACGGCACGGCGATCACGTTCGTCAGCGAGTGGGACCTCGACGCCTTCGAGGCCATTAAGAAGGTTGCGGGCGACAACCTCGAGCCCGCGATCCTCGACCTGTACGCGGTCCACCGGTAA
- a CDS encoding amidohydrolase family protein gives MYQGQKVIDVHGHMTTPDSFRNFAMTLMSLRSPGRQQYNLSDDELRESLLEHIEALDKRNIDYQLVSPRPVAMLHWESPHIQEQWCRVTNDVIAQSVKLFPDRFGGIAQLPQSNEHPDTSFLVEELERAVKDLGMVGALLNPDPSGMRDVPGVNEKYWYPLYEKAQELDVPLLVHPSITKDRRVRAIPHNYQINNVWEEYLATLLYIATDVFQVFPRLKVVICHAGGGLSRHFNSDIRDGHPPREEVREKYFNNLFFDTCVYDGSFMDTAVKQHGIDSMVFGTEIGAALRVDVVGLIDGLKDFSVEDKVKIFNTNPKRVYSRMKVA, from the coding sequence ATGTATCAGGGACAGAAGGTTATCGACGTCCACGGCCATATGACCACGCCGGACAGCTTTCGAAACTTTGCCATGACGCTGATGTCCCTTCGGAGTCCGGGCCGTCAACAGTACAACCTGTCGGACGACGAGCTACGGGAGTCCCTCCTCGAGCACATCGAGGCCCTCGACAAGCGAAACATCGACTATCAACTGGTGAGCCCGCGACCGGTCGCCATGCTTCATTGGGAATCCCCTCACATCCAGGAGCAATGGTGCCGTGTGACCAACGACGTCATTGCGCAAAGCGTGAAGCTCTTCCCCGACCGATTTGGTGGCATCGCCCAGTTGCCCCAGTCCAACGAGCATCCGGACACGTCGTTTTTGGTCGAAGAGCTGGAGCGCGCGGTGAAGGATCTCGGCATGGTGGGCGCGCTCCTCAATCCGGACCCGAGTGGGATGCGCGACGTGCCGGGCGTGAACGAGAAGTACTGGTACCCACTGTACGAGAAGGCGCAGGAGCTTGACGTCCCGTTGCTGGTGCACCCGTCCATCACCAAAGACCGACGGGTCCGAGCGATCCCCCACAACTACCAGATCAACAACGTCTGGGAGGAGTACCTTGCCACGCTCCTCTATATCGCGACGGACGTGTTCCAGGTGTTCCCCCGCCTCAAGGTTGTGATCTGCCACGCCGGCGGCGGCCTCAGTCGACACTTCAATTCCGATATTCGGGACGGCCACCCGCCACGCGAAGAGGTCCGCGAAAAGTACTTCAACAACCTCTTTTTCGATACGTGCGTGTACGACGGCTCCTTCATGGATACGGCTGTCAAACAACACGGGATCGACTCGATGGTATTTGGTACGGAGATCGGCGCGGCGCTGCGGGTGGACGTAGTCGGACTCATCGATGGGCTCAAGGACTTTTCCGTCGAGGATAAGGTCAAGATCTTCAACACGAATCCCAAGCGCGTCTACAGCCGGATGAAAGTGGCCTGA
- a CDS encoding DUF58 domain-containing protein has product MAGVITLLAIVLLIGIIRGQASLIMLVSLLLVTTVGLAAWSRWATQALSYRRFFDPPRIFPGEETTYVVEVVNRRVFPLPWVRIEEHVPAAIVPVRGAALHTANSEDPAGRPPQISSDEGWVRRRTVSLGRNERVVLRQRFTCRARGHYVVGPTAIETGDPLGMFPVHLRAPETRSLIVYPRLAVAPPIDVDSRFPHGGITARPPALEDPARFVGIRDYLPGDPRRLVDWKASARRLKLQTRVFAPTTQPTCIVVLNVQTMEYTWQGYDATKLEAAIGVAAAAVRDALAAHEAVGLAVNACGADMEDFQVFLRPNRRPSQLEDALSLLARLSPIPTMGYGQFIHQIARQMPFGASILAITAYLDEEGADNLAAIRRRGHDVSLCFLGEESPVPLDPRIRSVFLPHVEFEYEQMAGSKIG; this is encoded by the coding sequence ATGGCCGGCGTCATCACCCTTCTCGCCATCGTCCTCCTTATCGGAATCATTCGCGGTCAGGCGTCGCTCATCATGCTGGTCAGCTTGCTCCTCGTCACCACTGTCGGACTTGCCGCATGGTCGCGGTGGGCAACGCAGGCCCTCAGCTACCGCCGATTCTTCGATCCTCCGCGTATCTTCCCCGGCGAAGAAACGACGTACGTCGTGGAGGTTGTCAATCGAAGGGTTTTTCCGCTGCCGTGGGTCCGCATCGAGGAGCACGTACCGGCGGCGATCGTCCCGGTGCGTGGCGCAGCGCTCCATACCGCGAACAGCGAGGACCCCGCGGGGCGACCTCCACAGATTTCCAGCGACGAGGGCTGGGTCCGCCGACGAACCGTGTCGCTCGGGCGGAACGAGCGCGTCGTTCTTCGCCAGCGGTTTACGTGCCGCGCGCGCGGCCACTACGTCGTGGGGCCGACCGCTATCGAGACCGGTGACCCGCTCGGGATGTTTCCGGTTCACCTTCGCGCCCCGGAAACCCGGTCTCTCATCGTCTACCCTCGCCTGGCCGTTGCGCCCCCCATCGACGTAGACTCGCGCTTCCCGCACGGGGGGATCACGGCCCGGCCACCGGCGCTCGAGGACCCGGCGAGGTTTGTCGGGATTCGCGACTATCTCCCTGGTGACCCGCGTCGGCTGGTTGACTGGAAAGCCTCGGCCCGTCGCTTGAAGCTGCAAACGCGCGTCTTCGCGCCCACAACGCAGCCGACGTGCATCGTCGTCCTCAACGTCCAGACAATGGAATACACGTGGCAGGGATACGACGCGACAAAGCTCGAGGCGGCCATCGGAGTGGCCGCAGCAGCGGTGCGCGACGCGCTGGCAGCCCACGAGGCGGTGGGTCTGGCAGTCAACGCGTGCGGGGCGGATATGGAGGACTTTCAGGTCTTTCTGCGGCCAAATCGGCGCCCATCGCAGCTCGAAGATGCGCTTTCTCTCCTCGCGCGCCTATCGCCCATACCAACGATGGGCTACGGCCAGTTTATCCACCAGATAGCACGTCAAATGCCATTTGGAGCCAGCATTCTCGCCATCACCGCGTACCTCGACGAGGAAGGCGCGGACAATCTTGCCGCTATCCGCCGCCGAGGCCACGACGTTAGCCTGTGCTTCCTCGGCGAAGAGAGCCCGGTCCCGCTGGACCCCCGGATCCGCTCCGTGTTTCTCCCCCACGTCGAGTTCGAATATGAGCAGATGGCAGGGTCCAAAATTGGCTAA
- a CDS encoding M24 family metallopeptidase encodes MRKDRLALLQSEMKRRSVGALYIGSGVTLRYVLNQKVPGSQVFVPASGEAIVFVRPRDAGYVSRIGVPMRKPLGRGSEALDDGREALVGGLKDLMREHGVGGERLGIDGLETGAVLDLVHGGFDLVDAEPIIERAWTVKTPDEVAIYRAVGAQYVTTFNSFRNAIRPGVTERMLAHVVTSTWEELEGEDIAQLNVCAGENMNPWSRWPTNRVLKDGDFVGIDLHARGPGGMRGDESTTFFVGDHPSAEQRDLYRRASDYLEATLPIWKAGRTIADVMADVPEVPDRFREKLWDLNYAHGCGLGSSGYPHVNPRETPIDDVLRENQVLSIEVYFGEEGSTQAVKLEQMLLVHEDSPELLGPIPMDRRLIS; translated from the coding sequence ATGCGGAAGGACCGGCTGGCGCTGCTCCAGTCCGAAATGAAGCGGAGGAGCGTCGGGGCCCTCTATATCGGCAGTGGCGTCACGCTTCGCTACGTGCTCAACCAGAAGGTGCCCGGGTCGCAGGTGTTCGTCCCCGCAAGCGGAGAGGCGATCGTGTTCGTGCGTCCCCGAGACGCGGGGTACGTCTCCCGAATCGGCGTACCGATGCGCAAGCCCCTCGGCCGCGGCTCCGAGGCGCTCGACGACGGCCGCGAAGCCCTCGTCGGCGGACTGAAGGATCTCATGCGCGAGCACGGGGTGGGCGGCGAGCGGCTTGGAATTGACGGGCTCGAAACTGGCGCGGTGCTTGATCTCGTCCACGGCGGCTTTGATCTCGTGGACGCCGAGCCAATAATCGAGCGTGCCTGGACGGTGAAGACGCCTGACGAGGTCGCGATCTATCGAGCCGTCGGAGCCCAGTACGTCACGACCTTCAACTCCTTCCGAAACGCGATTCGACCAGGGGTGACAGAGCGGATGCTGGCCCACGTCGTGACCTCGACCTGGGAGGAGCTCGAGGGTGAGGACATCGCGCAGCTCAACGTGTGCGCGGGCGAGAATATGAATCCCTGGAGCAGATGGCCCACCAACCGGGTGCTGAAGGATGGGGACTTTGTCGGCATCGACCTGCACGCACGAGGTCCGGGTGGCATGCGAGGGGACGAATCAACGACATTTTTCGTGGGCGACCACCCATCGGCCGAGCAGCGCGACCTATACCGGCGCGCATCCGACTATCTCGAGGCAACACTCCCCATCTGGAAGGCTGGCCGCACCATTGCCGATGTCATGGCAGATGTGCCGGAGGTCCCGGACCGATTCCGGGAGAAGCTCTGGGACCTCAACTACGCTCATGGCTGCGGTCTTGGGTCCTCCGGGTATCCGCACGTGAATCCGCGCGAGACGCCGATCGATGACGTACTCCGAGAGAACCAAGTGCTCTCCATCGAAGTCTATTTTGGCGAGGAAGGTAGCACCCAGGCGGTGAAGCTCGAGCAGATGCTGCTGGTCCACGAAGATAGCCCAGAACTTCTCGGACCCATCCCCATGGATCGCCGCCTCATCAGCTAG
- the glp gene encoding gephyrin-like molybdotransferase Glp, with amino-acid sequence MSQYELVPVDEALAIVNSVARPLATEPVRTADAIGRVLGEDVVSPEDVPPFRASTVDGFAVIAADPAPVRRVIHEITAGVVAEPRVEPGTAAKIMTGAPIPDGADAVAMIEYTRFENGTVRLERPVRANENVRGIGIDVGKGDVMLSRGAIIGPAEIGLLMTLGCTEVSCYRRPTVAVLSTGDELVEPWELVPTGSIRDSNRFAIMAAISEAGGIPVSLGHVKDDRDLQATKVRDGIAQADVLVTSGGVSVGDRDFIKPALEQIGKVHFGRIAFRPGMPLTFAEVGDKLAFGLPGNPVSSLVTFEVFVRPALRRMQGDPHPMRPRIQVIAEHDFRRGGDRLEYHRAIVRWRDGQLFARSTGSQISSRLLSMVGHNAMVILEPGDGLVRAGEPLDAVLTGPIETE; translated from the coding sequence ATGAGCCAATACGAACTGGTTCCCGTCGACGAAGCGCTCGCGATCGTCAATTCCGTCGCTCGGCCCCTTGCAACTGAGCCAGTCAGAACGGCAGATGCCATCGGCCGCGTGCTCGGCGAAGACGTCGTGTCACCCGAAGACGTACCCCCCTTTCGCGCCTCAACCGTGGACGGGTTCGCTGTCATCGCCGCGGATCCGGCGCCGGTTCGACGCGTGATTCACGAGATCACGGCTGGCGTGGTGGCCGAGCCGCGGGTCGAACCGGGCACAGCTGCCAAAATCATGACTGGCGCGCCTATCCCCGACGGCGCGGACGCGGTGGCCATGATCGAATACACGCGATTCGAGAACGGCACGGTGCGCCTCGAACGGCCCGTCCGCGCGAACGAGAACGTTCGGGGCATCGGCATCGACGTGGGCAAGGGCGACGTTATGCTCAGCCGTGGCGCCATCATTGGGCCTGCTGAGATCGGCCTGCTCATGACCCTCGGCTGCACGGAGGTTTCCTGCTATCGCCGGCCGACGGTGGCCGTGCTTTCGACGGGCGACGAGCTCGTGGAGCCGTGGGAGTTGGTGCCAACGGGCTCGATCCGCGACAGCAATCGATTCGCCATCATGGCCGCGATCTCTGAGGCTGGGGGCATTCCCGTCTCGCTGGGACACGTGAAGGACGACCGAGACCTTCAGGCGACGAAGGTGCGGGACGGAATCGCCCAGGCGGACGTTTTGGTGACGTCCGGCGGGGTATCTGTCGGGGACCGAGACTTCATCAAGCCGGCGCTCGAGCAGATCGGGAAAGTGCACTTCGGCCGAATTGCCTTTCGCCCGGGCATGCCGCTCACGTTCGCGGAGGTGGGCGATAAGCTCGCCTTCGGCCTACCGGGCAACCCGGTTTCATCCCTCGTCACATTTGAAGTGTTCGTGCGGCCAGCGCTTCGGCGGATGCAGGGCGATCCACACCCAATGCGCCCGCGCATCCAAGTAATCGCGGAGCACGACTTTCGCCGCGGTGGCGACCGCCTGGAATATCACCGGGCGATCGTTCGCTGGAGAGACGGCCAACTCTTCGCCCGCAGCACCGGCTCACAGATCTCGAGTCGCCTGCTGTCCATGGTGGGCCATAACGCCATGGTGATCCTCGAGCCGGGGGACGGCCTGGTGCGGGCGGGCGAGCCGCTAGACGCCGTCCTGACGGGGCCCATCGAGACGGAGTAG
- a CDS encoding protein-L-isoaspartate(D-aspartate) O-methyltransferase, producing the protein MFARFNASAKERLLCDLRTGGITDERVLGAVACVPRDAFVPSTLKSRAYENIALPIGEQQTISQPMVVAHMAQAVRPSREEHVLEIGTGSGYGAAVLAQLAADVVSVEIRATLAQRAARVLQRLGCRNVRVILGDGSMGWIDLAPYDAIVVTAASPSLPPALLNQLAQDGGRLVAPVGSIDEQQLVLTRRDGDQFSSRKIGGVRFVPLRGAAGFPLLDPSRRN; encoded by the coding sequence ATGTTTGCGCGTTTTAATGCGTCCGCCAAGGAGCGACTGCTCTGCGACCTTCGGACGGGGGGGATCACGGACGAGCGCGTCCTCGGTGCTGTCGCGTGCGTTCCCCGGGACGCCTTTGTGCCCAGCACGCTCAAGTCCCGCGCGTACGAAAACATCGCACTACCCATTGGCGAGCAGCAAACCATCTCCCAACCGATGGTCGTCGCCCATATGGCGCAGGCGGTGCGTCCGTCAAGGGAGGAGCACGTCCTCGAGATCGGCACCGGCTCGGGGTATGGCGCGGCGGTCCTGGCGCAGCTTGCCGCGGACGTGGTCTCCGTGGAGATACGAGCCACCCTCGCCCAGCGGGCGGCTCGGGTCCTGCAGCGACTCGGGTGTCGCAATGTGCGCGTCATTCTCGGCGACGGGAGCATGGGATGGATCGACCTCGCTCCATATGATGCCATCGTCGTGACGGCCGCGTCGCCAAGCCTCCCGCCCGCCCTCCTGAACCAGCTCGCGCAGGACGGCGGGCGGCTCGTCGCGCCGGTAGGGTCCATCGACGAGCAGCAGCTGGTGCTGACGCGCCGTGACGGTGATCAATTCAGCTCGCGTAAGATTGGCGGCGTGCGCTTTGTCCCCCTTCGCGGAGCGGCCGGCTTTCCCCTCCTCGACCCCTCCCGGCGAAACTGA
- a CDS encoding 2-oxoacid:acceptor oxidoreductase subunit alpha — translation MSVVVNNVTFKMGGEAGQGVESSGAGFTKAISRAGVFVYGLQDYMSRIRGGHNFFQIRVSDRDIQATESAVHVLMPLDADTVREHLHEVVPGGAIIMDAPLKVEDAQIADRGVKPIRLPLTEIAQREGGDRGIPLTTAKLMMNTASIGVAAGITELPFEYIEQVIVENFGGKKGSKIADANVAVARAAYDEALREFASDFSYKIQPIVANPRMVLNGNQAIAFGAAAAGCRWISMYPMTPATSITEWLASHSRKLGIVVKQCEDEITAILMAIGAAHTGVRAMTATSGGGFSLMVEAVGLAAMTETPLVVAIAQRGGPSTGLPTRTEQADLQFVLHCSQGEFPRVVLTPGTIEECFIAGYRAFNFAEKYQCPVFILTDMNQSTAVRAIDPERINLDAVTIDRGELLTDADLDALTEPYLRHKLTESGVSPRAVPGHKNAIVLTTSDEHYENGQAVEEAEMRRLQMDKRMRKLDLAAHDIRDPLLEGPESADLTLVGWGSTYGPIHEARLLLEKDGLSVNHLHFHEVWPLPVRRVEQVLKNARRSVCVENNFTGQLALVIRMMTGIEIPHKVLKYDGRPFTGDEVAQKVREGVLAHV, via the coding sequence GTGTCAGTAGTGGTCAACAACGTCACGTTCAAGATGGGTGGCGAGGCGGGCCAGGGCGTCGAATCCAGCGGCGCCGGGTTCACCAAAGCTATCTCCCGCGCGGGCGTGTTCGTCTACGGACTGCAGGACTATATGTCGCGAATCCGGGGCGGCCACAACTTCTTTCAGATCCGCGTGAGCGACCGTGACATACAGGCCACCGAATCTGCGGTCCACGTGCTCATGCCCCTCGACGCTGACACCGTACGTGAGCACCTCCACGAAGTCGTTCCCGGTGGCGCCATCATCATGGATGCGCCGTTGAAGGTGGAGGACGCGCAGATCGCCGACCGTGGCGTCAAGCCGATCCGGCTCCCGCTCACGGAGATCGCTCAGCGCGAGGGGGGCGACCGAGGCATCCCGCTGACGACGGCGAAGCTCATGATGAACACGGCATCCATCGGCGTGGCGGCCGGAATCACGGAGCTGCCGTTCGAATACATCGAACAGGTCATCGTGGAGAACTTCGGGGGCAAGAAGGGCTCCAAGATCGCCGATGCGAACGTAGCCGTGGCGCGGGCCGCGTATGACGAGGCGCTCCGCGAGTTTGCGAGCGACTTCAGCTACAAGATTCAGCCGATCGTCGCAAACCCACGGATGGTTCTCAATGGAAACCAGGCGATCGCGTTTGGCGCTGCCGCGGCGGGGTGCCGATGGATCTCGATGTATCCCATGACGCCCGCCACCTCCATCACGGAGTGGCTCGCCTCCCACAGCCGGAAGCTCGGCATCGTGGTGAAGCAATGCGAGGACGAGATCACAGCGATTCTCATGGCGATCGGCGCCGCCCACACCGGCGTTCGCGCGATGACCGCGACGTCCGGGGGCGGCTTCTCCCTCATGGTAGAGGCGGTTGGTCTCGCGGCCATGACCGAGACCCCGCTGGTCGTAGCCATTGCCCAGCGCGGCGGCCCGTCCACGGGTCTTCCGACGAGGACGGAGCAGGCGGACCTCCAGTTCGTCCTACACTGTTCGCAGGGCGAATTTCCACGGGTCGTCCTCACGCCTGGCACCATCGAGGAGTGCTTTATCGCGGGTTACCGCGCCTTTAATTTCGCCGAGAAGTACCAGTGCCCGGTCTTCATCCTGACCGACATGAACCAGTCGACCGCGGTGCGCGCAATCGACCCGGAACGGATCAATTTAGACGCGGTGACGATTGACCGGGGCGAGCTGCTCACCGACGCGGATCTCGACGCCCTGACCGAGCCATACCTGCGGCACAAGTTAACCGAGTCGGGCGTCTCGCCGCGCGCGGTGCCGGGCCACAAAAATGCCATCGTCCTCACCACGAGTGACGAGCACTATGAGAACGGCCAGGCGGTAGAAGAAGCGGAGATGCGCAGGCTCCAGATGGACAAACGGATGCGCAAGCTCGATCTCGCCGCCCACGACATCCGGGATCCGCTGCTCGAAGGCCCGGAGTCCGCGGACCTCACCCTGGTCGGGTGGGGCTCGACCTACGGTCCGATCCACGAGGCGCGTCTCCTCCTCGAGAAGGACGGGTTGAGTGTCAACCACCTGCACTTCCACGAGGTTTGGCCGCTTCCCGTGCGGCGCGTAGAGCAGGTGCTGAAGAATGCGCGGCGATCGGTATGCGTGGAGAACAACTTCACCGGACAGCTGGCATTGGTCATTCGCATGATGACGGGGATCGAGATTCCCCACAAGGTTTTGAAGTATGACGGCCGGCCCTTTACCGGCGATGAGGTAGCGCAGAAGGTGCGCGAGGGAGTATTGGCGCATGTCTGA
- a CDS encoding iron-sulfur cluster assembly accessory protein, with the protein MITLTETAERELRRLVMDQDAKMALRVFVSPGGCSGMSYGMAFDDEQQEGDQIIDHDGIRICVDEMSAMYLDGSEIDFVDQLMGGGFTIHNPNAVRSCACGHSFDTGSDAASARPCS; encoded by the coding sequence GTGATCACGCTGACGGAGACGGCGGAGCGGGAGCTGCGTCGTCTGGTGATGGATCAAGATGCGAAGATGGCATTGCGCGTGTTTGTTTCCCCTGGCGGCTGCTCTGGTATGAGCTACGGAATGGCGTTCGACGACGAGCAGCAAGAGGGCGACCAGATCATCGATCACGATGGCATCCGGATCTGCGTCGACGAGATGAGCGCAATGTACCTCGACGGGTCTGAGATCGATTTCGTCGACCAGCTCATGGGGGGCGGCTTCACCATCCACAATCCAAATGCCGTCCGGAGCTGCGCCTGCGGTCATTCCTTCGACACCGGCAGCGACGCCGCGAGCGCTCGCCCCTGCAGCTAA
- a CDS encoding MoxR family ATPase, with protein MPTRSIAQLGEDLAAQVRRVIVGHDDAVELLAVALLCEGHILVEDVPGIGKTTLARTVAQCLDCQFARIQFTPDLLPTDVTGLFFFNQRSGDFEFRAGPVHANVILADEINRATPRTQSSLLEAMQERQVTVEGHTMPLPRPFLVIATQNPVELEGTFPLPEAQLDRFFLRLSLGYPSEQDEIRILRRFAGPNEPEPVTPIATADDVVAAGREVREVYVADEIAAYVVAVARATREHESVELGASPRASLALFRAAQALAALRGRAYVTPDDVKRLVEPVLAHRLVLRHQHRLRGAGAQRVLGSILESLPVPAEPIGAGERRTAGDGSLEQMPVQPRTHE; from the coding sequence ATGCCCACTCGGTCGATCGCGCAGCTTGGGGAAGATCTCGCCGCCCAAGTGAGGCGAGTCATCGTCGGACACGACGATGCCGTGGAGCTGCTTGCCGTTGCCCTGCTCTGCGAAGGCCACATTCTGGTTGAAGACGTCCCAGGGATTGGGAAGACGACCCTCGCCCGCACCGTGGCCCAATGTTTGGACTGCCAATTCGCCCGGATCCAGTTCACGCCAGATTTGCTCCCCACCGACGTGACCGGGCTTTTCTTTTTCAACCAGCGGAGCGGCGACTTCGAATTTCGGGCCGGGCCGGTCCACGCGAACGTCATCCTCGCTGACGAGATCAACCGCGCGACGCCCCGCACCCAGTCGAGCTTGCTGGAAGCAATGCAGGAGCGGCAGGTGACCGTAGAAGGCCACACGATGCCACTGCCTCGGCCATTCCTGGTGATAGCGACGCAGAATCCGGTCGAGCTTGAGGGCACCTTTCCCCTTCCGGAGGCACAGCTCGACCGCTTCTTCCTTCGGCTCTCGCTCGGCTACCCTTCGGAGCAAGACGAGATTCGGATCCTCCGACGATTCGCCGGACCGAACGAACCCGAGCCAGTGACGCCCATAGCCACGGCCGACGACGTGGTCGCGGCCGGCCGCGAGGTCCGTGAGGTGTACGTCGCCGACGAGATCGCCGCTTACGTGGTCGCGGTCGCCCGAGCAACTCGAGAACACGAGTCCGTCGAGCTGGGCGCGAGCCCGCGCGCGAGCCTCGCGCTCTTTCGCGCCGCGCAGGCCCTGGCCGCGCTGCGCGGGCGAGCCTACGTCACACCGGACGACGTCAAGCGGCTCGTGGAGCCCGTCCTCGCTCACCGCCTGGTCCTCCGGCATCAGCATCGACTGAGAGGCGCCGGAGCGCAGCGCGTGCTTGGATCGATCCTGGAATCGCTTCCCGTCCCGGCTGAGCCGATTGGCGCCGGCGAGCGCCGGACCGCCGGAGATGGAAGCCTCGAGCAGATGCCCGTTCAGCCACGAACCCACGAGTAG